One genomic window of Halolamina sediminis includes the following:
- a CDS encoding HalOD1 output domain-containing protein → MTDESRPADELAASWHGSYLARWGNETPLYEAVTDAVSTVTGDARSAVASRYDRAHAFALSQLFGDADGASTASTGVVKFVLSECVVSVHSDGQLLVSLTDRERNAID, encoded by the coding sequence ATGACCGACGAATCTCGGCCCGCTGACGAACTGGCAGCATCGTGGCACGGCAGCTACCTGGCTCGCTGGGGCAATGAGACACCCCTCTACGAAGCCGTCACCGATGCAGTGTCAACCGTTACCGGCGATGCCCGCTCGGCAGTCGCCTCCCGCTACGACCGGGCGCATGCGTTCGCGCTCAGTCAACTGTTCGGGGATGCTGACGGAGCGTCGACAGCATCTACTGGAGTGGTCAAGTTCGTTCTCTCCGAGTGTGTCGTCTCGGTTCACAGCGACGGGCAGCTCTTGGTTAGCCTCACTGATCGAGAACGTAACGCGATTGACTAA
- a CDS encoding zinc ribbon domain-containing protein: MGQVSLRNNPLLAALLGTVVTGLGHFYLRRWLRALGWLGLTVAASVLFVPESTISALSSGTLTDPFSIPFSIVLISAASALDAYLIAKVRRQTERFQANNTVGSAGAEESPACPACGKPVDPDLGFCHWCTTEFNVVDVSKLERIDENQSN, translated from the coding sequence ATGGGACAAGTCTCGCTCAGAAACAATCCACTACTTGCTGCACTCCTGGGAACAGTAGTCACCGGACTTGGCCACTTCTACCTCCGCCGCTGGCTGAGAGCGCTTGGATGGCTAGGACTCACCGTAGCTGCTTCAGTTCTGTTCGTCCCCGAGTCAACGATATCCGCGCTTAGTTCGGGTACGCTAACCGATCCATTCTCGATTCCATTCTCGATAGTCCTGATCAGTGCCGCTAGTGCCCTTGACGCGTATCTCATCGCGAAAGTTAGAAGACAAACCGAAAGATTCCAAGCAAACAATACTGTCGGGTCAGCAGGGGCTGAAGAATCTCCAGCCTGTCCTGCCTGCGGAAAACCGGTCGATCCCGATCTCGGATTCTGTCACTGGTGTACAACCGAATTCAACGTTGTCGACGTCTCCAAACTAGAACGGATCGACGAGAATCAATCGAACTGA